The Pseudomonas sp. R4-35-07 genome contains a region encoding:
- a CDS encoding IpaC/SipC family type III secretion system effector: protein MSINIGSASQGPIVNTKAVDASRHNESRLAIAETLSSDAVVSGAQVTVENPQIEKILNFIKEAGLAELPTLAEQQKLRIALYEMVPEALRLADKLGPKTGNVGEISQATEVSIESNFAEAVRAATEKPEKTEAFLDPLTLTGRQALLYQLLLFVEFEARAAKGKQKSAYAIMSFEQMLSKAAAKVQEGKQLFHAAIANSATSLSMTVGGAVASAKAIHTESVTLKKNKMPANDLGLKIQNKNLTIDSGGLQINPQDNLKSLTRHKGAGTEEMQLAPSGHQTTTEERAIMKRDLLDDQARVNELEQMHQQVMLKAEKLKLVAQTLMSSGQVLGMTMNSALQIEAMALQADQMIKEAASSVMSSLSQSSGTEEGYSRDLIKKLLELYDSYRKADVAALNHIASKI from the coding sequence ATGTCTATTAATATTGGATCCGCCTCTCAAGGGCCCATTGTAAACACCAAAGCGGTTGATGCGAGCCGACATAACGAAAGCCGTCTTGCGATCGCTGAGACGCTTTCTTCCGATGCAGTAGTCTCTGGTGCACAGGTAACTGTCGAAAATCCGCAAATAGAAAAAATACTGAACTTCATCAAGGAAGCCGGACTCGCTGAGCTACCCACACTGGCTGAGCAACAAAAGCTCAGGATTGCATTGTATGAGATGGTGCCTGAGGCTTTACGACTGGCCGACAAGCTCGGCCCTAAAACCGGGAATGTCGGGGAAATCAGCCAGGCAACCGAGGTATCCATCGAGAGCAATTTTGCAGAAGCCGTTCGCGCCGCAACTGAGAAACCGGAAAAAACTGAGGCGTTCCTTGACCCGCTGACGCTGACGGGGCGACAAGCGCTGCTGTATCAACTGTTATTGTTTGTCGAGTTCGAGGCGAGGGCCGCAAAAGGTAAACAAAAATCAGCCTATGCGATCATGTCTTTCGAACAGATGCTGTCAAAGGCAGCGGCCAAAGTTCAAGAAGGTAAACAACTGTTTCATGCCGCCATTGCCAACAGTGCAACGTCGCTTTCGATGACGGTGGGTGGTGCTGTCGCTTCTGCTAAAGCCATTCATACAGAAAGTGTCACACTGAAAAAGAATAAAATGCCCGCGAATGACCTGGGGCTGAAGATTCAAAATAAGAATCTGACCATTGATTCCGGCGGACTTCAAATTAATCCCCAAGATAATCTTAAATCATTAACTCGTCACAAAGGAGCGGGCACCGAAGAAATGCAACTCGCGCCGAGCGGGCACCAGACGACAACGGAAGAGCGAGCAATCATGAAGCGCGACCTGCTGGATGATCAGGCGCGTGTTAATGAACTGGAGCAGATGCACCAGCAAGTCATGCTCAAAGCGGAAAAGCTAAAGCTGGTAGCGCAAACGCTGATGAGTAGTGGGCAAGTGCTGGGTATGACTATGAACAGCGCACTACAGATTGAAGCCATGGCCCTGCAGGCAGATCAGATGATTAAAGAAGCGGCCAGTTCGGTGATGAGCTCGCTGTCGCAGTCGTCTGGTACGGAAGAAGGCTATAGCCGCGATCTGATCAAGAAATTACTTGAACTTTATGACAGTTATCGTAAAGCAGATGTGGCGGCTTTGAATCATATTGCTAGCAAAATCTAA
- a CDS encoding IpaD/SipD/SspD family type III secretion system needle tip protein, whose product MFGIAVVTGASIRPSSVYGLSESGSVREDTVSAKLTTGVEKDRTEKNRHDLLRSVQLWSNSVEALQLKLRMVDINKGDGSRKLRELLEEALVSKTSALLDVKKALFSGAFDLVRLEGCLRPINTALQLNSTVPPDMRRSGEVEKSLEDKIVELIEQLDKEYQASYFFVVEQYAALYSDFNKNITAEMSGWIDADDKTVYVWVGEIEAALEDILAKYKRHPTGVLYPPQEDGHVSVVSREEAEKWVQELGSGVIVENDDGGCIIMMDLSPIQKMIDTLPDDTAGSDYAFLDHAKYSAWQTGFGSQEEELKNTLQQFTNKLDSAASLVRSFIQTLSSSISAIEQTNNQIMNNLK is encoded by the coding sequence ATGTTTGGTATAGCCGTTGTTACGGGGGCTTCGATACGCCCTTCGAGTGTGTATGGGTTAAGTGAGTCAGGTTCAGTGCGAGAGGATACGGTCAGCGCCAAATTAACGACGGGTGTGGAAAAAGACCGGACTGAGAAGAATCGACACGACCTTCTGCGCAGTGTTCAGCTATGGTCGAATAGCGTCGAAGCACTTCAGCTCAAACTTAGAATGGTCGATATCAATAAGGGCGATGGTTCTCGAAAGCTAAGGGAATTGCTGGAGGAGGCGCTTGTGTCTAAAACCAGCGCGTTGTTAGACGTAAAGAAGGCGTTGTTTTCTGGTGCTTTTGATTTGGTGAGGCTTGAGGGGTGTCTAAGGCCAATAAATACAGCGTTGCAGTTAAATTCTACGGTACCGCCAGATATGAGGCGGAGCGGGGAGGTTGAGAAAAGTTTAGAAGATAAAATTGTAGAACTCATTGAGCAGTTAGATAAAGAATATCAAGCGTCTTATTTTTTTGTTGTTGAGCAATATGCCGCCTTGTATTCCGATTTTAATAAGAATATCACTGCGGAAATGTCTGGTTGGATCGATGCTGATGACAAAACAGTTTATGTCTGGGTTGGTGAGATTGAGGCAGCATTGGAGGACATACTCGCTAAGTACAAGCGCCATCCTACAGGTGTTTTGTATCCGCCTCAGGAAGATGGTCATGTGAGTGTGGTAAGCCGCGAAGAAGCGGAGAAATGGGTCCAAGAACTTGGCTCCGGTGTTATCGTTGAGAATGACGATGGGGGCTGCATCATAATGATGGATTTAAGCCCTATACAAAAAATGATAGACACGTTGCCAGATGATACCGCAGGAAGTGACTACGCCTTTTTGGATCACGCGAAGTATTCAGCTTGGCAAACAGGTTTTGGTAGCCAAGAGGAAGAGCTAAAAAACACGCTTCAACAGTTCACAAACAAACTGGACTCTGCAGCAAGCTTGGTGAGAAGCTTTATTCAAACGTTGTCATCAAGCATTAGCGCAATTGAGCAGACCAATAATCAGATTATGAATAATTTGAAGTAG
- a CDS encoding phosphopantetheine-binding protein: protein MNEIDPEFSMLRALLAYHFRLAQEKITSKTLIIEQLMADSLDLIDIGLQLNEVFNIDLNVSLVATSHSVEDMYLHVRTALALNENT, encoded by the coding sequence GTGAATGAAATTGATCCAGAATTTAGTATGCTACGAGCACTATTAGCCTATCACTTCAGGCTTGCTCAAGAAAAGATAACTAGCAAGACACTAATTATTGAGCAGCTTATGGCGGATTCGTTAGACTTGATTGATATAGGCTTGCAGTTGAATGAGGTATTTAATATTGATTTGAATGTGTCGCTGGTAGCGACTAGTCATAGCGTGGAGGATATGTATTTGCACGTTAGAACAGCGCTCGCGCTGAACGAAAATACGTAA
- a CDS encoding winged helix-turn-helix domain-containing protein, with protein MTDIVNPSFTEDVAFGKWVWRKNRGLWLGSECVHLPPKESRLLELLLASEGRELSKDRLLDSIWPHQAVGEESLSRCIYILRKILRSSDSKSYIATIYGKGYRFVRPVISIPETTHSIAIAHSVKLTPNGASSGRSDSAHAPSSVTALICDTQMLDELGGLQNGRRMCLELVNQCGTLTLRRLNPSAPEPIERFTSGASRSAA; from the coding sequence GTGACTGACATAGTTAATCCTTCTTTTACTGAAGATGTGGCATTTGGAAAGTGGGTTTGGAGAAAAAACAGAGGTCTTTGGTTAGGCAGTGAGTGTGTGCATTTGCCTCCTAAAGAATCCAGGCTCCTTGAACTATTGCTTGCCTCTGAGGGGCGGGAGCTGAGCAAGGATAGGTTGCTGGATAGTATCTGGCCACATCAGGCGGTGGGGGAGGAGTCTCTTAGCCGTTGTATTTATATCTTGCGCAAAATACTGCGCTCTTCAGATAGCAAAAGTTATATCGCAACCATCTATGGCAAAGGCTATCGGTTTGTTCGGCCTGTTATATCCATACCTGAAACCACGCACTCGATCGCGATTGCGCACTCTGTGAAGTTAACCCCGAATGGTGCCAGTAGTGGTCGTTCAGATTCCGCTCACGCGCCGTCTAGTGTCACCGCACTTATCTGCGACACTCAAATGCTGGATGAGCTGGGTGGATTGCAGAACGGTCGACGTATGTGTTTAGAGCTGGTCAACCAATGCGGCACCTTGACACTGCGCCGATTGAATCCCTCCGCTCCAGAGCCTATTGAACGGTTCACTTCTGGGGCGAGTCGGAGTGCTGCCTAA
- a CDS encoding transglycosylase SLT domain-containing protein, whose protein sequence is MTRYLLVGLLLLTRPSWADAFCWEQVGASYDIEPELLFAIAQVESSLRTDALNHNHDGSRDIGLMQINSRHLPWLSEMGIDEGRLLNDPCLSIAVGASILKEFIGRFGYSWEAVGAYNAGGSASRATSRQRYAKRVQERYHMMRSDLNLDG, encoded by the coding sequence TTGACCCGATATCTCTTGGTCGGCCTGCTACTGTTGACAAGGCCTTCTTGGGCGGATGCTTTCTGCTGGGAACAGGTGGGAGCGTCCTACGATATTGAACCAGAGCTTCTTTTTGCTATAGCACAAGTCGAGTCTTCGCTGCGAACAGATGCGCTGAATCATAACCATGATGGTTCGCGGGATATTGGTTTAATGCAAATCAATAGTCGCCATCTACCGTGGCTCAGTGAGATGGGTATCGACGAAGGCCGACTATTAAATGACCCCTGCTTGAGCATCGCTGTGGGTGCCTCAATACTGAAAGAGTTTATTGGGCGCTTTGGCTATAGCTGGGAAGCTGTCGGCGCTTACAACGCTGGAGGTTCTGCTTCTAGGGCAACGTCACGGCAGCGTTATGCCAAGCGTGTCCAGGAGCGTTATCACATGATGCGCAGTGATTTGAATCTTGATGGATAA
- a CDS encoding PrgH/EprH family type III secretion apparatus protein, with amino-acid sequence MLLGEKEQGTTNFGCVLRVLDGPLCGCEYELRDKQNLFVVGMEREFFNDESAVSFPEHSFYIPLEGSSSNFEVLVEETAQSGVMVRIFGEEVVERSLTYQVIHRVGSLRIALRPMDADWVDGLFDEPAPETFARTISNRLSVKSVIAMLLSGVVLIACFWWESRPTPVVSVKSVVGGVSSPYRIIKGRDDKIYMFASSERELSWGRQVMMRNNSTGIDVRSIREEAKRVEGELLRHYTGLAFHRLDLNNPEFPRLVLSKERAHLDLAAGEALRTFLLKDMPYVQSVKIERRSDLELEALAKDGLQRLAVPFERMHHPAGVTFKVRGALNDGELNNVRELVESFYQQWGGRYVSFALELDDDWLKGKSYQLGSQGYIKMSPSSWYFPAPT; translated from the coding sequence ATGTTGTTAGGCGAAAAAGAGCAAGGCACCACGAACTTCGGTTGCGTGCTACGTGTTCTGGATGGGCCGCTGTGCGGCTGTGAGTATGAGTTGCGTGATAAACAAAACCTGTTCGTCGTCGGTATGGAAAGAGAATTTTTCAACGATGAATCAGCCGTTTCCTTTCCTGAGCACTCATTTTATATACCGCTGGAGGGCAGTAGTAGTAATTTTGAAGTGCTTGTTGAAGAAACTGCACAGTCTGGCGTCATGGTGCGTATATTCGGTGAGGAAGTAGTAGAGCGATCTTTAACTTATCAAGTCATTCACCGTGTAGGTAGTTTGCGTATTGCTTTACGTCCGATGGATGCAGACTGGGTTGACGGTTTGTTTGACGAGCCTGCGCCCGAAACGTTTGCACGGACAATTTCTAATAGGCTCTCGGTGAAGAGCGTAATAGCGATGCTACTAAGTGGCGTAGTATTGATCGCCTGCTTCTGGTGGGAAAGCCGGCCAACGCCAGTGGTGAGTGTGAAGTCTGTCGTTGGCGGGGTCAGCAGCCCTTACAGAATTATTAAAGGCCGCGATGACAAGATTTACATGTTTGCTTCAAGCGAGCGCGAGCTGAGCTGGGGGCGACAGGTCATGATGCGAAACAATAGTACTGGCATCGATGTGAGGTCGATACGCGAGGAAGCAAAGCGTGTTGAAGGCGAGTTGCTTCGTCATTACACCGGTTTAGCATTCCATCGACTCGATCTGAATAATCCTGAATTTCCCCGTCTGGTTCTGAGTAAGGAGCGTGCTCACTTAGACCTGGCCGCTGGCGAGGCGCTTAGGACTTTCTTGTTAAAGGACATGCCTTATGTGCAGTCAGTAAAAATCGAGCGACGCAGCGACCTGGAGCTAGAGGCACTGGCAAAAGATGGTTTGCAGCGCTTGGCTGTTCCATTTGAACGAATGCATCACCCGGCTGGCGTCACGTTTAAGGTTAGAGGTGCGTTGAATGACGGTGAACTAAATAACGTACGCGAGCTGGTTGAGTCGTTTTATCAGCAATGGGGAGGACGTTATGTTTCATTTGCGCTAGAACTCGATGACGATTGGTTGAAAGGCAAGTCCTATCAGCTAGGTTCACAAGGTTATATAAAAATGAGTCCGTCTTCTTGGTATTTTCCCGCACCGACTTAA
- a CDS encoding type III secretion system needle complex protein, producing the protein MANTNSPKPAAPSGWLTEVSQDFDESVTDLKKELDASLDKLKGDASDPSLLADYQARLSEYNLFRNAQSNTVKVFKDIDAAIIQNFR; encoded by the coding sequence ATGGCAAACACTAATAGCCCTAAACCGGCAGCGCCTAGTGGCTGGTTGACCGAAGTTTCACAAGATTTCGATGAGTCGGTGACGGATCTTAAAAAGGAATTGGATGCTTCATTGGATAAGCTAAAGGGTGATGCTTCAGATCCCTCCCTACTTGCTGATTATCAAGCTCGGTTGTCGGAGTATAATTTGTTTCGTAACGCACAATCGAACACCGTAAAGGTATTCAAAGATATTGATGCTGCGATTATTCAAAACTTCCGTTAG
- the sctI gene encoding type III secretion system inner rod subunit SctI, which yields MSGLELIASPSAQVSFLNNPASDASESLEGRLIQAFSEKSVEAEHYVSAINSILSRPGMLSDPEVLFELQQQTANYNLDISMVSTLTRKAVGAVEALMRS from the coding sequence ATGTCCGGCTTAGAACTAATCGCTTCTCCTAGCGCACAGGTGAGCTTTTTAAACAACCCCGCCAGTGATGCGTCAGAATCTTTGGAGGGCCGGCTTATCCAGGCCTTTTCTGAAAAAAGCGTGGAAGCAGAACACTATGTATCCGCAATCAACTCAATTTTGTCGCGTCCGGGAATGCTCAGCGACCCAGAGGTTCTCTTCGAACTGCAACAGCAAACCGCGAATTATAATCTCGATATCTCCATGGTCAGTACACTTACACGTAAGGCCGTGGGGGCCGTTGAGGCATTGATGCGCTCATGA
- a CDS encoding EscJ/YscJ/HrcJ family type III secretion inner membrane ring protein: MLRWLLLGLVFLGLVGCRQADLLDGLDQHQINAVIAVLQRNNIEAVKVDQGKNGYSVHVRQLDFTAAVDLLQLHDLPPKPRLEVAQMFPQDSLVASPRAEKARLFSALEQRLEQTLATLEKIVRARVHVSYDLDAGEGGRKASPIHLSALIVHERGVDSQLLIGDIKRFLKNSFSDVSYDDISVVLSPKSEIQHFAPSAAPTNHNKNYLLGGLILMVLLGGLSSAYWYWSVKRRQTKADL; this comes from the coding sequence ATGCTGCGGTGGCTATTACTCGGATTGGTGTTCTTGGGGTTGGTAGGCTGTCGTCAGGCGGATCTGCTGGACGGATTAGATCAGCACCAGATAAATGCTGTTATCGCTGTACTGCAGCGTAACAATATTGAGGCGGTCAAAGTCGATCAGGGCAAGAATGGTTATAGCGTCCACGTCCGCCAGTTGGATTTTACCGCTGCAGTTGACTTGTTACAATTGCATGACCTGCCACCCAAGCCTCGGCTTGAGGTTGCACAAATGTTCCCACAGGATTCGCTGGTTGCTTCGCCCCGAGCAGAGAAAGCCAGATTGTTCTCAGCCTTGGAGCAACGCCTGGAACAAACATTGGCCACACTGGAAAAGATTGTCCGGGCCAGGGTGCACGTCAGTTATGACCTAGATGCCGGGGAAGGAGGCCGTAAGGCTTCGCCCATACATCTTTCTGCCCTGATCGTGCATGAGCGGGGTGTAGACTCACAACTATTGATCGGTGATATCAAGCGGTTTTTGAAAAACAGTTTTTCGGATGTCAGTTACGACGATATTTCAGTTGTGCTTTCACCTAAAAGCGAAATTCAGCACTTTGCGCCTTCAGCGGCACCCACGAATCATAATAAGAATTACCTGCTGGGCGGTCTGATTCTGATGGTCTTATTAGGCGGCCTATCGAGTGCTTATTGGTATTGGTCAGTAAAGCGGCGCCAAACTAAGGCGGACCTATGA